A single region of the Nicotiana sylvestris chromosome 6, ASM39365v2, whole genome shotgun sequence genome encodes:
- the LOC104229805 gene encoding agmatine hydroxycinnamoyltransferase 1-like, with amino-acid sequence MKVKVESSRIIKPFYEDIPPSTKSYIPLSVFDKVTYEAQIAVIYAYRPPTPPNAAIKLGLQKAIAVYREWAGRLGKDEHGNPVILLNDEGVKFVEASSDSTLDKVIPFKPSASLLKLHPSLNNVVELVQVQVTRFTCGSLVVGFTAHHTVADGHSTSNFLVAWGQACRGLDINPLPLHDRTIFNPRNPPLIEYEHKGAEFMSKFVKKENSLNETHHVTEDIVVHKVHFTVEFLAKIKAKASSMNGNNKPYSTFESLVAHLWRAITKARGLSGFETTHIRISVNGRMRLNPRIPNEYFGNLVLWAFPTAKVKDLLREPLPYATKLIHDAVMKVNNNYFRSFIDFANHKVLKEDEDLVPTADMNKHILCPNLEVDSWLRFPFYDLDFGTGCPYMFMPSYFPTEGMMFLLPSFIGDGSIDVFIPLFQDNLPTFKKICYSFDFLQN; translated from the coding sequence atgAAGGTCAAAGTAGAAAGTTCAAGAATCATTAAGCCTTTCTATGAAGACATCCCTCCTTCTACTAAAAGCTACATTCCCCTTAGTGTATTTGATAAGGTCACCTACGAAGCCCAAATTGCTGTCATCTATGCCTATCGCCCTCCTACCCCACCAAATGCCGCCATTAAATTGGGACTTCAAAAAGCCATAGCAGTTTACCGAGAATGGGCAGGGAGATTAGGAAAAGACGAACATGGCAATCCAGTGATTTTACTCAATGATGAAGGCGTTAAATTCGTCGAGGCATCATCGGATAGCACCCTTGATAAAGTAATACCGTTTAAGCCTTCGGCTTCTTTGCTCAAACTACATCCTAGCTTGAATAATGTGGTGGAATTAGTTCAAGTTCAAGTCACAAGATTCACTTGTGGCTCGTTGGTGGTCGGCTTCACCGCCCACCATACGGTGGCGGATGGCCATTCCACCAGCAACTTCTTGGTTGCATGGGGTCAAGCCTGTCGAGGGCTTGACATCAATCCACTTCCTTTGCATGATCGTACAATTTTCAACCCTCGAAACCCTCCTCTCATTGAGTATGAGCATAAGGGGGCAGAGTTCATGTCAAAGTTTGTTAAAAAGGAGAATTCGCTCAATGAAACTCATCATGTAACGGAAGATATAGTGGTGCACAAAGTCCATTTCACAGTAGAGTTTCTTGCCAAGATCAAGGCTAAGGCTTCTTCCATGAATGGCAACAATAAACCTTATAGCACattcgaaagccttgttgcacaTTTATGGAGAGCCATAACTAAAGCTCGTGGTCTAAGTGGCTTTGAGACCACTCATATAAGAATCTCCGTCAATGGTCGAATGAGGTTGAACCCCAGAATACCTAATGAGTATTTTGGAAACTTAGTCCTTTGGGCATTTCCAACTGCAAAAGTGAAGGACCTTTTAAGAGAGCCTCTTCCCTATGCAACAAAGCTTATTCATGACGCCGTTATGAAGGTAAACAACAACTATTTCAGATCATTCATTGACTTTGCTAATCATAAAGTACTGAAGGAGGACGAAGATCTTGTCCCTACAGCGGACATGAACAAGCACATATTATGCCCTAATTTAGAAGTTGACAGCTGGTTAAGATTTCCATTTTACGACCTAGACTTTGGAACTGGTTGTCCGTACATGTTCATGCCTTCTTATTTCCCAACAGAAGGCATGATGTTTCTTCTCCCGTCGTTCATCGGAGACGGAAGTATTGACGTTTTCATTCCTTTGTTCCAGGACAACTTGCCCACGTTCAAGAAAATTTGTTATTCTTTCGACTTTCTTCAGAATTAG